A part of Chanos chanos chromosome 9, fChaCha1.1, whole genome shotgun sequence genomic DNA contains:
- the ubiad1 gene encoding ubiA prenyltransferase domain-containing protein 1, which yields MDAGHKPSNAETYVLAGSNGHNGAKELGLNDMERNHVGRFYGMARMASDVQNKCAAYVLALRPWSFSASLTPVALGSALAYKLEGSVDLLILLVCAVAVLVVHGAGNLVNTYYDFSKGIDHKKSDDRTLVDQILEPQDVVMFGALLYSVGCLCATLLYFLSTLRLEHLALIYFGGLSSSFLYTGGIGLKYVALGDVVILITFGPLAVMFAHAVQVGYLSVLPLVYAVPLALNTEAILHSNNTRDMDSDKQAGIVTLAILIGPAFSYILYNLLLFVPYVLFCILATRYTISMALPLLTLPMAFPLERQFRSQCYSKIPQKTAKLNMLMGLFYVFGIILAPQGSLPLL from the exons ATGGATGCGGGACATAAACCGTCAAATGCAGAGACGTACGTACTGGCAGGATCCAATGGACACAATGGAGCAAAAGAACTGGGTTTAAATGACATGGAGCGAAACCACGTTGGAAGATTCTACGGAATGGCCAGAATGGCATCGGACGTGCAGAATAAATGTGCGGCATATGTTTTAGCGCTCCGGCCGTGGAGTTTTAGTGCCTCGCTCACGCCCGTAGCGCTTGGCAGTGCACTTGCGTACAAACTGGAAGGCTCCGTTGACCTTTTAATTCTCCTGGTTTGCGCGGTGGCGGTTCTCGTGGTACACGGAGCGGGGAACCTTGTGAACACGTATTACGATTTTTCCAAAGGGATTGACCATAAAAAGAGCGATGACAGGACTTTGGTCGATCAGATTTTGGAGCCCCAGGACGTGGTGATGTTTGGGGCTTTGTTGTATTCTGTGGGGTGTCTTTGTGCGACCCTTCTCTATTTTCTTTCCACGCTGAGGCTGGAGCATCTAGCGCTCATTTATTTCGGTGGTCTCTCCAGCTCTTTCCTCTACACAGGAG gtATTGGGCTGAAGTATGTGGCCCTGGGTGATGTAGTCATCCTCATCACGTTTGGTCCTCTGGCCGTCATGTTTGCCCACGCTGTGCAGGTGGGCTACCTGTCGGTTCTGCCGCTGGTTTACGCCGTTCCCCTGGCCCTCAACACAGAAGCCATCCttcacagcaacaacacacGGGACATGGACTCAGACAAACAGGCAGGCATCGTGACACTGGCCATACTGATCGGGCCAGCGTTCTCCTACATCCTCTACAACCTGCTCCTCTTTGTCCCGTACGTTCTCTTCTGTATCCTAGCAACGCGATACACCATCAGTATGGCTCTACCCTTGCTAACCTTACCCATGGCCTTCCCATTGGAAAGGCAGTTTCGTAGCCAGTGCTATTCCAAGATCCCCCAAAAAACTGCAAAGCTTAACATGTTAATGGGACTCTTTTACGTGTTTGGGATCATTTTAGCACCACAAGGCAGCTTGCCACTACTGTGA